One Choristoneura fumiferana chromosome 25, NRCan_CFum_1, whole genome shotgun sequence genomic region harbors:
- the Idh3b gene encoding isocitrate dehydrogenase [NAD] subunit beta, mitochondrial isoform X2 codes for MSLITRNIIRTLVQGSQLAGKGFHTTSAVNSDTNSKGGRIKCTLIPGDGVGPELVYSVQEVFKAAGIPVDFESYFFSEVNPTLSAPLEDVVNSIARNKICIKGILATPDFSHTGELQTLNMKLRNALDLYANVVHVKSLPNVNCRHKDVDCIIIREQTEGEYSALEHESVPGVVECLKIITAVKSDRIAKFAFDYAVKMGRKKVTAVHKANIMKLGDGTFLRSCEQMAALYPRIEFEKMIVDNCTMQMVSNPNQFDVMVAPNLYGNIVDNLASGLVGGAGVVAGASYSPECAVFEQGARHIFSGAVGKNIANPCAMLLCSANLLAHVNLHSYSKMIKNAINKVLLDGKVRTKDLGGQSTTKDFTNAIIFSLTHP; via the exons ATGTCCCTCATTACCAGAAATATCATCCGAACCCTGGTTCAG GGTTCCCAGCTCGCTGGAAAAGGTTTTCATACGACGAGCGCGGTTAACTCGGACACAAAC AGCAAAGGAGGCCGCATAAAGTGCACCCTCATCCCTGGAGATGGAGTAGGGCCTGAGCTGGTCTACTCTGTACAGGAAGTTTTTAAG GCTGCTGGTATCCCGGTGGACTTTGAGTCATATTTCTTCTCCGAGGTGAACCCCACCCTGAGCGCCCCGCTGGAAGATGTCGTCAACTCCATCGCCAGAAACAAGATTTGCATCAAG GGCATCCTCGCAACCCCGGACTTCTCTCACACCGGCGAGCTCCAAACGCTGAACATGAAACTCCGCAACGCTCTCGACCTGTACGCTAACGTTGTGCACGTCAAGTCGCTGCCGAACGTTAACTGCCGCCACAAGGATGTGGACTGCATCATCATCAGAGAGCAGACTGAGGGAGAGTACTCTGCTTTGGAGCACGAGTCTGTGCCAG GCGTGGTGGAGTGCCTCAAAATCATCACGGCCGTCAAGTCGGACCGCATCGCCAAGTTCGCGTTCGACTACGCCGTCAAAATGGGCCGCAAGAAGGTCACGGCTGTACACAAGGCTAACATCATGAAGCTCGGAGACGGCACCTTCCTTAGGAGCTGTGAACAG atGGCGGCCCTCTACCCGCGCATCGAATTCGAGAAAATGATCGTGGACAACTGCACGATGCAGATGGTGTCGAACCCGAACCAGTTCGATGTGATGGTCGCGCCCAACCTGTACGGGAATATTGTGGATAACCTGGCGAGCGGGCTGGTCGGCGGCGCGGGAGTCGTCGCCGGCGCCAGCTATAGCCCCGAGTGCGCGGTGTTCGAACAG GGCGCGCGCCACATCTTCTCGGGTGCAGTAGGCAAAAACATCGCGAACCCGTGCGCCATGCTGCTGTGCTCGGCCAACTTGCTCGCGCACGTCAATCTGCACTCGTACTCCAAGATGATCAAGAACGCCATCAACAA GGTGCTACTTGACGGCAAGGTGAGGACGAAGGACCTCGGCGGACAATCCACCACCAAAGACTTCACAAACGCCATCATATTCAGCCTCACCCACCCTTGA
- the Idh3b gene encoding isocitrate dehydrogenase [NAD] subunit beta, mitochondrial isoform X1 produces MSLITRNIIRTLVQGSQLAGKGFHTTSAVNSDTNVCYAPHSISSLSKGGRIKCTLIPGDGVGPELVYSVQEVFKAAGIPVDFESYFFSEVNPTLSAPLEDVVNSIARNKICIKGILATPDFSHTGELQTLNMKLRNALDLYANVVHVKSLPNVNCRHKDVDCIIIREQTEGEYSALEHESVPGVVECLKIITAVKSDRIAKFAFDYAVKMGRKKVTAVHKANIMKLGDGTFLRSCEQMAALYPRIEFEKMIVDNCTMQMVSNPNQFDVMVAPNLYGNIVDNLASGLVGGAGVVAGASYSPECAVFEQGARHIFSGAVGKNIANPCAMLLCSANLLAHVNLHSYSKMIKNAINKVLLDGKVRTKDLGGQSTTKDFTNAIIFSLTHP; encoded by the exons ATGTCCCTCATTACCAGAAATATCATCCGAACCCTGGTTCAG GGTTCCCAGCTCGCTGGAAAAGGTTTTCATACGACGAGCGCGGTTAACTCGGACACAAACGTATGTTACGCACCACATTCCATCAGCTCCCTG AGCAAAGGAGGCCGCATAAAGTGCACCCTCATCCCTGGAGATGGAGTAGGGCCTGAGCTGGTCTACTCTGTACAGGAAGTTTTTAAG GCTGCTGGTATCCCGGTGGACTTTGAGTCATATTTCTTCTCCGAGGTGAACCCCACCCTGAGCGCCCCGCTGGAAGATGTCGTCAACTCCATCGCCAGAAACAAGATTTGCATCAAG GGCATCCTCGCAACCCCGGACTTCTCTCACACCGGCGAGCTCCAAACGCTGAACATGAAACTCCGCAACGCTCTCGACCTGTACGCTAACGTTGTGCACGTCAAGTCGCTGCCGAACGTTAACTGCCGCCACAAGGATGTGGACTGCATCATCATCAGAGAGCAGACTGAGGGAGAGTACTCTGCTTTGGAGCACGAGTCTGTGCCAG GCGTGGTGGAGTGCCTCAAAATCATCACGGCCGTCAAGTCGGACCGCATCGCCAAGTTCGCGTTCGACTACGCCGTCAAAATGGGCCGCAAGAAGGTCACGGCTGTACACAAGGCTAACATCATGAAGCTCGGAGACGGCACCTTCCTTAGGAGCTGTGAACAG atGGCGGCCCTCTACCCGCGCATCGAATTCGAGAAAATGATCGTGGACAACTGCACGATGCAGATGGTGTCGAACCCGAACCAGTTCGATGTGATGGTCGCGCCCAACCTGTACGGGAATATTGTGGATAACCTGGCGAGCGGGCTGGTCGGCGGCGCGGGAGTCGTCGCCGGCGCCAGCTATAGCCCCGAGTGCGCGGTGTTCGAACAG GGCGCGCGCCACATCTTCTCGGGTGCAGTAGGCAAAAACATCGCGAACCCGTGCGCCATGCTGCTGTGCTCGGCCAACTTGCTCGCGCACGTCAATCTGCACTCGTACTCCAAGATGATCAAGAACGCCATCAACAA GGTGCTACTTGACGGCAAGGTGAGGACGAAGGACCTCGGCGGACAATCCACCACCAAAGACTTCACAAACGCCATCATATTCAGCCTCACCCACCCTTGA